The Motilibacter peucedani DNA window GCGGCGCAGCTTGGTGAGCACCGTGCGCCTGGCCGCCTCGGTCGGGTGCGCGGTGAAGACCGGGCGCACCGAGAGGTGCGCGATCTGCTCCTGGACCTCGTCGTGCGGCAGCCCGGCCGCGGTGATCGCGTCGACCGCCTGGTGGAGCCAGCCGCCCTTGCTCGAGCGCTGCTGGCGCAGGTCGCGGCCGCGGTGCACCTGCTCGGCGACGTTGGTGAGGTGGAAGAACATGGAGAACGCGCGGGCGAGCAGCGAGGCGGTGTGCACGTCGAGCCCGGCGAGCCGCTCGGCGGCCGCGTCGCCGTCCTCGCGGGCGAGGCGGCGGACCTCCTCGACGAGGTCGCGCAGCTCGGGGCCCTCCTGCCCGACCAGCGTCTCGCCGAGCAGGGTGCCGAGCACGCGGATGTCCGCGCGCAGGGCGGCCGGGATCTCGTCGGTCCGGACGTCAGGCTCAGCGGTCACGGCGAGCAGACTACTGGAGCCCTCCCGGGCGGCCCGCTACAGCCGTACGGTCACGGAGGTGGTGACGCGCGCCCCGCGCGGACCGGCGGTCAGGGCCACCACCCAGCGGCCGTGCTTGGCCGGGCGGTGCTTCACCGTGCGGTTCCAGGTGAGGACCCGGGTGCCCCGCGCCAGCGTGCGCGAGACCACCACGGTGGCCGGCGCCGCCTTGGCGCCGCGCGCCGGCACCGGGCGGACGGTCATCGTGACCGTCGCCTTCCGGTCGAGGCGGAACGCGACGCGTACGCTGCGCGCCGCCACGACCGAGCGGCAGCCGGTGCGCCGGGTGCTGACCGCGCACACCACCACCTTGGGCTTTCCCGGCTTGGCGACCGGAGGGGCAGGCGGAGCCGGCGGAGCAGGGGGCGCGGGCGGGGCCGGGGGTGCAGGCGGAGCAGGCGCGGGCGCGTCGGCGGTGGTCGGCAGCACGACCCGACCGACCTGGTTGGAGCCCGGGTCGGTGAACCACAGGGCGCCGTCGGGACCCGCCGCGAGGTCGCCGAGCGTGCGGGGCCCGAGGTCGTAGGACGCCCCCACCGCCTCGCCGTCGACCCGGTTGAGGAAGGTGTGCTTGGTCGAGCGGTCGACGGTGGTGAACCACAGGTGCCCGTCGGAGGCGAGCGTGATGTCGCTCGGGCCCGCGTTGGAGGCCAGCGGGACGGTGTGGGGCGCGCCGGCGGCGTCGAGGTAGCCCAGGGCGCTGTCGTAGGGCGACACCGAGCCCCAGGCACCGCCGTTCCACCAGGCGGTCCACCAGAGCCGGCCGGTCGAGTCGAACGCCATCGAGCGGATGTCGCTGCGCGCGGGGTCGACCGCCACCGAGGAGCCCGCGCCGTCGGGCCCGATGCGGTGCAGCGTCTGGTTGGGTCCCCCGAGCTGGCTGGCGCAGCCGAACCACAGGGCGCCGCCCGCGTCGGCGATGCTCGGCGACGGACCCTCGCAGGTCACCGGGAGCGAGCTCCAGGTGCCTCGCACGCCGGTGGAGAAGCGCAGCACCTCGTCGCCGTAGCGGGTGGTGGCGTAGAGGGAGGACCCCGTCGGCGTGAGCGACTCGAGCGGTGCTACCGGGTCGCCGAGCGGCGAGTCCTTGTAGAGCTCGGGCGCGCCGGCGCCCGCGGCGCTCACGGGCACGCGGAACACCCGGGTGTCGACCTCGTCGGCGAACCAGACGGCGTCGGGCCCTGCGGCGATGAGGTCGGGGCCGGTGTCGTCCACGCTGCTGTCGGACGGGACGGGGACCTCGCTGAGCGTGCCCGCGGCGGTGATGCGGCCGAGCTTGTGGGAGGCCAGCTCGGTGAACCACACCGCGCCGTCGGGCCCGGTCACCAGGTGGCTCGGCTTGGCCCCGCCGGTCGGCAGGTCGACCACCGTGAGGGCGGGCGCGGTGTCCGCCGATGCCGCGGTGGGCGCCAGCAGCCCCGCACCGGCGAGGGCGGCAGCGGTCAGCGCGACGGGGACGGCTCGGGTCACGGACGCACGCATGGGCGCGATCCTAGGCAGACGCCGCGAGCTCTGGCCAGGCCCGCAGGCCCGCCGGACCGTAGGCTGAGAGGCACACCCCCGCTCCGGCCTCGGACGGGGGCTGTCCGTCGTGCGCGAGGAGCGAGTCCCCATGTCGTTGTCCGGCCTGCTCGATGCCGTCGCCGCCGACCCGGGCCTGAAGGCCACCGTCGCCCAGGCGCGCGAGAGGGCGACCCCGACCCTCGAGCTCGGGGCGCCGGGCGCCCTGCGCCCGTTCGCCGTCGCCGCGCTCGCCGCGGACCAGCCGCTCGGCTCCGGCCGTGTGGTGCTGGCGGTGACCGCCACCGGTCGCGAGGCCGAGGACCTGGTGACCGCCGTCGGCTCGCTGCTGCGCCCCGAGGACGTCGCGCACTTCCCGAGCTGGGAGACGCTCCCCCACGAGCGGCTCTCGCCGCGCAGCGACACCGTGGGCCAGCGGCTCGCGGTGCTGCGCCGGCTGGCCCACCCGTCGGCCGACGACCCGTCCGCCGGCCCGCTCAAGGTCGTCGTGGCGCCGGTGCGCTCGCTGCTGCAGCCGCTCGTGCGCGGGCTCGGCGACCTGGAGCCGGTCGCGCTGCACGCGGGCGACGAGCTCGGTCTCGAGGAGGCGGTCGAGCGGCTGGTCGCCGCCGCGTACTCCCGCGTCGACATGGTCGAGAAGCGCGGCGAGTTCGCCGTGCGCGGCGGCATCCTCGACGTCTTCCCGCCCGTCGAGGAGCACCCGCTGCGGGTCGAGTACTGGGGCGACACGGTCGAGGAGGTCCGCTACTTCAAGGTCGCCGACCAGCGCAGCCTCGAGATCGCCGAGCACGGGCTGTGGGCGCCCCCGTGCCGCGAGCTGCTGCTGACCCCGGAGGTCCGCGAGCGGGCCCGCGCCCTCGCCGTCGAGCACCCGAGCCTGCTCGAGGTCCTCGAGAAGGTCGCCGAGGGGACCGCGGTCGAGGGCATGGAGGCGCTGATCCCCGTGCTGGTCGACGAGCTCGACCTGCTGCCCGACGCGCTGCCGGCCGACGCGGTGGTGCTGGTCTGCGACCCCGAGCGCGTCCGCGCGCGGGCCGTCGACCTCGTGGCCACCAGCCGCGAGTTCCTCGACGCCTCGTGGGCCACCGCCGCCTCGGGCGGCGAGGCGCCGATCGACCTCGGCGCCACGTCGCTGCGCGAGCTGGCGGACGTACGCAGTGCGACCCTCGCGACGGGGCGGCCGTGGTGGACGCTGACGCCGTTCGAGAGCGACCTCGAGCTGGTCGAGGGCGACGACGTCGTGCAGTCGGGGGTCAAGGAGGTCGAGGGCTACCGTGGCGACACCCAGCGGGCGATCGCCGACGTCAAGGGCTGGCTCGGCGACGGCTGGCGCGTCGTGCTGGTCACCGAGGGCCACGGCTCGGCCGAGCGCACCGTCGAGCGGCTCAAGGAGGCCGGCATCCCGGCCCGCCTCGACGCCTCGCTCGAGGTCGCGCCCGACCCCGGAGT harbors:
- a CDS encoding virginiamycin B lyase family protein; the protein is MRASVTRAVPVALTAAALAGAGLLAPTAASADTAPALTVVDLPTGGAKPSHLVTGPDGAVWFTELASHKLGRITAAGTLSEVPVPSDSSVDDTGPDLIAAGPDAVWFADEVDTRVFRVPVSAAGAGAPELYKDSPLGDPVAPLESLTPTGSSLYATTRYGDEVLRFSTGVRGTWSSLPVTCEGPSPSIADAGGALWFGCASQLGGPNQTLHRIGPDGAGSSVAVDPARSDIRSMAFDSTGRLWWTAWWNGGAWGSVSPYDSALGYLDAAGAPHTVPLASNAGPSDITLASDGHLWFTTVDRSTKHTFLNRVDGEAVGASYDLGPRTLGDLAAGPDGALWFTDPGSNQVGRVVLPTTADAPAPAPPAPPAPPAPPAPPAPPAPPVAKPGKPKVVVCAVSTRRTGCRSVVAARSVRVAFRLDRKATVTMTVRPVPARGAKAAPATVVVSRTLARGTRVLTWNRTVKHRPAKHGRWVVALTAGPRGARVTTSVTVRL